A single Sander lucioperca isolate FBNREF2018 chromosome 24, SLUC_FBN_1.2, whole genome shotgun sequence DNA region contains:
- the LOC116044686 gene encoding thymosin beta-12, translated as MSDKPDISEVTNFDKTKLKKTETQEKNPLPTKETIEQEKAETS; from the exons ATGAGTGACAAGCCCGACATCTCAGAGGTGACCAACTTCGACAAGACCAAGCTGAAGAAAACAGAGACGCAGGAGAAGAATCCCCTGCCtacaaaagaaa CCATCGAACAGGAGAAGGCAGAGACGTCGTGA
- the LOC116044664 gene encoding ribose-phosphate pyrophosphokinase 2: protein MPNIVLFSGSSHHDLSQKVADRLGLELGKVITKKFSNQETCVEIGESVRGEDVYIVQSGCGEINDNLMELLIMINACKIASSSRVTAVIPCFPYARQDKKDKSRAPISAKLVANMLSVAGADHIITMDLHASQIQGFFDIAVDNLYAEPAVLQWIRENIPEWKNCIIVSPDAGGAKRVTSIADRLNVDFALIHKERKKANEVDRMVLVGDVKDRVAIMVDDMADTCGTICHAADKLIDAGAVKVYAILTHGIFSGPAISRINSAPFEAVVVTNTIPQEEKMKACPKIQVIDISMILAEAIRRTHNGESVSYLFSHVPL from the exons ATGCCTAACATCGTGCTTTTTAGCGGGAGCTCCCACCACGACCTGTCCCAGAAAGTGGCTGATCGACTGGGACTAGAGCTGGGGAAAGTGATAACGAAAAAATTCAGCAATCAGGAGACATG TGTGGAGATCGGGGAGAGCGTGCGCGGCGAGGACGTGTACATCGTGCAGAGCGGCTGCGGCGAAATCAACGACAACCTGATGGAGCTGCTCATCATGATTAACGCCTGCAAGATTGCCTCCTCGTCCCGTGTGACCGCAGTCATCCCCTGCTTCCCCTACGCCCGGCAGGACAAAAAGGACAAg AGCCGAGCACCCATATCAGCCAAGCTGGTGGCAAACATGTTGTCCGTGGCCGGCGCCGACCACATCATCACGATGGACCTCCACGCCTCACAGATCCAG GGCTTTTTTGACATCGCTGTGGACAACCTTTACGCAGAGCCCGCTGTCCTGCAGTGGATCAGAGAAAATATTCCAGAGTGGAAAAATTGTATCATAGTGTCCCCAGATGCCGGCGGAGCAAAACG CGTGACATCCATCGCAGACCGTCTGAACGTGGACTTCGCTCTCATCCacaaagagaggaagaaggCCAACGAAGTGGACCGCATGGTGCTGGTGGGCGACGTCAAGGACCGCGTGGCCATCATGGTGGACGACATGGCCGACACCTGTGGCACCATCTGCCACGCCGCCGACAA GCTGATTGACGCTGGCGCAGTAAAGGTTTACGCCATCCTCACACACGGCATCTTCTCCGGTCCCGCCATCTCTCGCATTAACAGCGCCCCGTTCGAGGCCGTAGTGGTGACCAACACCATCCCACAGGAAGAGAAGATGAAGGCGTGCCCGAAAATACAG GTCATCGACATCTCCATGATCCTGGCGGAGGCGATCAGGAGAACCCACAACGGCGAGTCAGTGTCCTACCTCTTCAGCCACGTACCCTTGTAA